In Tenrec ecaudatus isolate mTenEca1 chromosome 4, mTenEca1.hap1, whole genome shotgun sequence, a single window of DNA contains:
- the LOC142445944 gene encoding upstream-binding factor 1-like protein 1, which translates to MPLPTGQDRWSEADIQTLLERIKNDVPPNDNKSFHKTLKTMNWERVAFKDFSGEMCKHKWLEISDNLRKSRTLTELVLEAQQHAQNPLRKKEVMKHPDLPKKPLSAYIRFYKENHSQYTQRYPKLSSVELTKLLAKKYKELPEEVKQKYRQDFQEEKKIYKEKLSQFKLSQLKPTTHLKHTSKRNHVPKRPQLQMTAQGNRKERKSSLETDHLSMHMTVCGEPKKPPMNGYHKFYQDLWSSEKLKHVPPRERMVEIGRLWQPIPQSQKDHYKKLAQAVQKQYKIDLALWLKSLSPQSYAAFRKAGYGKGKEMSMLGSPTPTFKRLSPEALESASVKRMKGEPEHKQGVLVPARDSSTTSSAG; encoded by the coding sequence ATGCCCCTGCCAACAGGCCAAGACCGCTGGTCGGAAGCAGACATCCAGACGCTGCTGGAGCGCATAAAGAACGATGTCCCACCGAATGACAACAAGTCTTTCCACAAAACCCTGAAGACCATGAACTGGGAAAGGGTAGCTTTCAAAGACTTTTCTGGGGAAATGTGCAAACACAAATGGTTGGAGATTTCTGACAACCTGAGGAAGTCGCGGACTTTGACAGAATTAGTCCTAGAAGCTCAGCAACATGCTCAAAACCCCTTGAGGAAGAAAGAGGTGATGAAGCATCCAGACTTACCCAAGAAGCCCTTGTCGGCTTATATCCGTTTCTACAAGGAGAATCATTCCCAGTATACTCAACGGTACCCTAAGCTAAGCAGCGTGGAGTTGACTAAACTTCTAGCGAAGAAATATAAAGAGCTTCCAGAAGAAGTGAAGCAGAAATATCGTCAAGATTtccaagaggagaaaaaaatatataaagagaaGCTGTCTCAGTTCAAGCTGTCTCAACTCAAACCAACAACTCATCTGAAGCACACTTCCAAAAGAAATCATGTCCCCAAGAGGCCACAGCTTCAAATGACTGCTCaaggaaataggaaagaaagGAAGTCCTCTCTGGAAACAGATCACCTCTCCATGCACATGACAGTCTGTGGAGAGCCCAAGAAGCCCCCTATGAATGGATACCACAAATTCTACCAGGATTTGTGGTCCAGTGAGAAGCTGAAACATGTGCCACCCAGGGAGCGCATGGTGGAGATTGGCAGGCTCTGGCAGCCTATCCCCCAGAGCCAGAAGGACCACTATAAGAAGCTGGCTCAGGCCGTGCAGAAACAGTATAAGATAGACCTAGCTCTCTGGCTGAAGAGCCTCTCTCCTCAGTCATACGCAGCATTCAGAAAGGCAGGCTATGGGAAGGGTAAGGAAATGAGCATGTTAGGAAGCCCAACCCCCACATTTAAAAGGCTGTCTCCAGAGGCTCTGGAGTCTGCATCAGTGAAGAGGATGAAAGGGGAGCCTGAACACAAGCAGGGAGTGCTGGTTCCAGCCAGAGATTCATCCACCACCTCCAGTGCGGGTTGA